The Thermus brockianus genome window below encodes:
- a CDS encoding pilus assembly FimT family protein, translated as MRRGFSLLELLVVIAILGVLLALVPPSYLRWRAQAQVEEAARSLAWTLQQARAEAKRTNTAQTVSITANGWTYRGSTVTLQNIQISSNYTGFPPLSVTFNPPYGTTDAPLKKLTLTHQRFSDLQRSVHVVGVIGKVIVR; from the coding sequence GTGAGGCGTGGGTTTAGCCTGCTGGAACTCCTGGTGGTCATCGCCATCCTGGGGGTCCTCTTGGCCCTGGTCCCGCCCAGTTACCTGCGCTGGCGGGCCCAAGCCCAGGTGGAGGAAGCAGCCCGCTCCCTGGCCTGGACCCTGCAGCAAGCCCGGGCCGAGGCCAAGCGCACCAACACCGCCCAAACGGTGAGCATCACCGCCAACGGCTGGACGTACAGGGGAAGCACCGTTACCTTGCAGAACATCCAGATCAGCTCCAACTACACGGGCTTTCCCCCGCTTAGCGTCACCTTCAATCCCCCCTACGGCACCACGGACGCGCCCTTGAAGAAGCTCACCCTCACCCACCAGCGCTTTAGCGACCTACAGCGCTCCGTTCACGTGGTGGGCGTCATCGGAAAGGTGATCGTGCGATGA
- a CDS encoding type IV pilus modification PilV family protein, translating into MKKGFSLLEILVALAIFGLLSGLVLSSLLGLFRINRSGNLEARAVVVAKDFLERAVKEGTYANNTLTLPKPSQTGGFTWQVAAAGRPNVNQSLSFQTCAATTSAYTCNVSCSGSACALVAVRLTLTAGGKSYVFYREWAP; encoded by the coding sequence ATGAAAAAAGGCTTCTCCCTTCTGGAAATCCTGGTGGCCCTGGCCATCTTCGGCCTCCTAAGCGGCCTGGTGCTTTCCTCCCTGCTCGGGCTATTCCGCATCAACCGGAGCGGCAACCTCGAGGCCCGGGCGGTGGTGGTGGCCAAGGACTTCCTGGAGCGGGCCGTGAAGGAGGGCACCTACGCCAACAACACCTTGACCCTGCCCAAACCGAGCCAAACGGGCGGCTTCACCTGGCAGGTGGCGGCGGCGGGAAGGCCAAACGTTAACCAAAGCCTCTCCTTCCAAACCTGCGCCGCCACCACCAGCGCCTACACCTGTAACGTTTCCTGCTCGGGAAGCGCCTGCGCGCTGGTGGCCGTGCGGCTTACCCTAACGGCGGGGGGCAAAAGCTACGTTTTCTACCGGGAGTGGGCGCCATGA
- a CDS encoding type II secretion system protein — protein MRKGFTLLEILVALAVLGIFTALLLAFTQGTLASNRTARLQAQLLEELKDAAGYVADNLQGAQTLLASATLNGNTCAPPGCLAALVPEASGGSCALRAYKLEARSAIPDDYKAKDPWADANTRMLREYRLSGLSCAATAYSNAQPYVVLDLVDNDPTLPFFQLSPSPLSVTLNIRLKAKDGSRVIYVPSSTQTYTLRVYPRNAP, from the coding sequence ATGAGAAAGGGTTTCACCCTCTTGGAAATCCTGGTGGCCTTGGCCGTTTTGGGGATCTTCACCGCCCTTCTTCTCGCCTTCACCCAAGGCACCCTTGCCAGCAACCGCACCGCCCGCCTCCAGGCCCAGCTTCTGGAGGAGCTAAAAGACGCCGCCGGGTACGTGGCGGATAACCTCCAAGGGGCCCAAACCCTCCTAGCTTCCGCCACCCTAAACGGCAATACCTGCGCCCCGCCCGGTTGCCTGGCGGCCCTGGTGCCCGAGGCCTCTGGGGGAAGTTGCGCCCTCCGCGCCTACAAGCTGGAGGCCCGAAGCGCCATCCCCGACGACTACAAAGCCAAAGACCCCTGGGCCGACGCCAACACCCGGATGCTCCGGGAGTACCGCCTAAGCGGGCTCTCCTGCGCCGCCACCGCCTACAGCAACGCCCAGCCCTACGTGGTCCTGGACCTGGTGGACAACGACCCCACCCTCCCCTTCTTCCAGCTTTCTCCAAGCCCCCTCTCCGTCACCCTGAATATCCGCCTGAAGGCCAAGGACGGAAGCCGCGTCATCTACGTCCCCTCCTCCACCCAGACCTACACCCTCCGGGTCTACCCCCGGAACGCCCCCTAG
- a CDS encoding prepilin-type N-terminal cleavage/methylation domain-containing protein, which produces MRNAKGFTLIELLIVIAIIAILAAVLIPNVLNARRRAIETSAQAYARSVATWIAAADTAGANLSGLTSCTDQNLQNEGAPASLPNGVQSCEINYSNGRYTVTVTTVTNKTFTAVY; this is translated from the coding sequence ATGCGGAACGCGAAAGGTTTCACCCTGATTGAGCTCCTGATCGTCATCGCCATCATCGCCATCCTGGCTGCGGTGCTGATCCCCAACGTCCTGAACGCTCGTAGGCGGGCTATTGAAACCTCCGCGCAGGCTTACGCCCGCTCCGTGGCCACCTGGATTGCCGCTGCGGACACGGCTGGTGCCAACCTGTCCGGCCTAACCAGCTGCACTGACCAGAATTTGCAGAACGAAGGCGCACCCGCCTCCTTGCCGAACGGGGTGCAGAGCTGCGAAATCAACTACTCCAACGGCCGCTACACGGTCACGGTCACCACCGTCACGAACAAGACCTTCACCGCAGTTTATTAA
- a CDS encoding YbjN domain-containing protein, whose translation MAWVLLGLGLALGQGVVKGLTEKELETVLKGAEIPHERQSPGEYRLEMAGLKKVWLYLDFCQEERCGVLSLSAGFSLEETPSLDLVNAWNREHRFSRAYVDEEGDLWVESDLDLTGGVSLGAVTAFLRLFAEEILPDFMDYIGFSP comes from the coding sequence ATGGCTTGGGTGTTATTGGGGTTGGGCCTGGCCTTGGGCCAGGGGGTGGTGAAGGGCCTCACGGAAAAGGAGCTGGAAACGGTGCTGAAGGGGGCGGAAATCCCTCACGAGCGCCAAAGCCCAGGGGAGTACCGCCTGGAGATGGCGGGGCTTAAGAAGGTCTGGCTCTACCTGGACTTTTGCCAAGAGGAGCGGTGCGGGGTCCTGAGCCTAAGCGCTGGGTTTTCCTTAGAGGAGACCCCTTCCCTTGACCTCGTGAACGCTTGGAACCGGGAGCACCGCTTTAGCCGCGCCTACGTGGACGAAGAGGGGGACCTTTGGGTGGAGTCGGACCTGGACCTCACGGGCGGGGTGAGCCTGGGGGCGGTTACGGCCTTTTTGCGCCTCTTCGCCGAGGAGATCCTTCCTGACTTCATGGACTATATCGGCTTTAGCCCCTAA
- a CDS encoding NAD(P)/FAD-dependent oxidoreductase — protein sequence MPEAIVVGAGIVGAACAYRLAEAGLRVLVLEKEATFAQGSTGKSAGGVRVQFSEPLNVLLSYHSILEYREMAEARYRPIGYLFLVPEALKEAQEGALKTQQALGVPVRRLSLAEARGFVPFREEGLAFATFGPMDGVIDPHGATGFFLREARRLGAEVRFGEAFLSARREGGVWRVETPLGRYEAPYLLLCTGAWTGEVGRRLGVDLPVHPARRMVYATAPLGHAPTYPLTVDLATGFYFRPEGERLLLGRSNPDEPPGFREGVDWAWLGPTLEAGLFRFPFLEGLALDRKASWFGYYEMTPDANPILGPLEEGLLVAAGFSGHGVQQAAMVGRLMAEEVVYGKAKSLDLSPFRPQRFREGRFLRERGIV from the coding sequence ATGCCCGAGGCCATCGTGGTGGGGGCGGGGATCGTGGGGGCGGCCTGCGCCTACAGGCTGGCCGAGGCGGGGCTAAGGGTCTTGGTCCTGGAGAAGGAGGCCACCTTCGCCCAGGGGTCCACGGGGAAGAGCGCGGGCGGGGTTAGGGTGCAGTTCTCCGAGCCCTTGAACGTCCTCCTCTCCTACCACTCCATCCTGGAGTACCGGGAAATGGCGGAGGCCCGCTACCGCCCCATCGGCTACCTCTTCCTGGTACCGGAGGCCCTGAAGGAAGCCCAGGAAGGGGCCTTAAAGACGCAGCAGGCCCTTGGGGTGCCCGTGCGGCGGCTGAGCCTGGCGGAGGCGAGGGGCTTCGTGCCCTTCCGGGAGGAGGGCCTGGCCTTCGCCACCTTCGGGCCCATGGACGGGGTCATTGACCCCCACGGGGCCACGGGCTTTTTCCTGCGGGAGGCCCGGCGGCTTGGGGCGGAGGTGCGCTTCGGGGAGGCGTTCCTTTCCGCCAGACGGGAAGGGGGGGTGTGGCGGGTGGAGACCCCCTTGGGGCGGTACGAGGCCCCCTACCTGCTCCTCTGCACCGGGGCTTGGACGGGGGAGGTGGGGAGGCGGCTCGGGGTGGACCTTCCCGTCCACCCCGCGCGGCGGATGGTCTACGCCACCGCGCCCTTAGGGCACGCCCCCACCTACCCCCTCACGGTGGACCTGGCCACGGGCTTTTACTTCCGGCCGGAAGGGGAAAGGCTTCTCCTAGGCCGCTCCAACCCGGACGAGCCCCCGGGCTTCCGGGAGGGGGTAGACTGGGCCTGGCTTGGACCAACCTTGGAGGCGGGCCTTTTCCGCTTCCCCTTCCTGGAGGGCCTGGCGTTGGACCGGAAGGCCAGCTGGTTCGGCTACTACGAGATGACCCCGGACGCCAACCCCATCCTGGGCCCCCTGGAGGAGGGGCTTCTGGTGGCGGCGGGGTTTTCCGGCCACGGGGTGCAGCAGGCGGCCATGGTGGGCCGGCTCATGGCGGAGGAGGTGGTCTATGGAAAGGCGAAGAGCTTGGACCTAAGCCCCTTCCGCCCTCAGCGCTTCCGGGAAGGCCGCTTTTTGCGGGAGCGGGGCATCGTGTAG